The Lycium ferocissimum isolate CSIRO_LF1 chromosome 1, AGI_CSIRO_Lferr_CH_V1, whole genome shotgun sequence genome includes a region encoding these proteins:
- the LOC132057655 gene encoding trihelix transcription factor GT-3b-like isoform X1, which translates to MFGGNNEFTQRLMLPQLHLLPGAAAAGGSSAAGDEFPNRDERVPPWSNQETRDFIAIRGEFEMEFASAKRSNLKKMWEMIAVKMNERGGYRRNAEQCKTKWNNLVNRYKYVLCKLSQGKETSDPDNGGQFPYFDELHALFTANTNNVHRLQLESEAGTQQARKRPRRTSRDQSSEEISEDEEGYAYESDEVKLNRSNIAPKKKTEKEKRPRTSNAEKPPSRQPSLGSINNTSRAVDNIQEMLKEFFQQQLRIDMQWRETTEKRAREREVFEQEWRSSMEKLERDRMMIEQAWREREEQRRTREESRAEKRDVLLTTLLNKLIGENHP; encoded by the exons ATGTTTGGTGGAAACAATGAGTTTACCCAGCGTTTAATGCTTCCTCAGCTCCACCTTCTTCCCGGCGCTGCCGCTGCCGGCGGTAGTTCCGCCGCCGGCGATGAGTTTCCTAATCGGGACGAACGTGTTCCGCCTTGGAGTAATCAGGAAACTAGGGATTTCATAGCTATACGAGGCGAATTTGAGATGGAATTTGCTTCGGCGAAGCGAAGTAATTTGAAGAAGATGTGGGAGATGATAGCTGTTAAGATGAATGAGAGAGGAggatataggagaaatgctgaACAATGTAAAACAAAGTGGAACAACTTGGTTAATCGTTACAAG TATGTACTTTGTAAACTTTCACAGGGTAAGGAAACATCTGATCCAGATAACGGCggacaatttccatattttgaTGAGCTGCATGCACTTTTTACAGCAAATACAAATAACGTACATCGACTACAGCTCGAATCTGAGGCTGGTACCCAACAGGCAAGGAAGAGGCCTCGAAGAACAAGTAGAGATCAATCTTCAGAGGAAATCTCAGAAGATGAAGAAGGTTATGCCTATGAGAGTGATGAAGTAAAGTTAAACAGAAGCAATATTGCTCCCAAAAAGAAAACCGAAAAGGAAAAGCGGCCAAGAACAAGCAATGCAGAAAAACCACCTTCTAGACAACCCAGCTTAGGGAGTATTAACAACACTAGTAGAGCTGTTGATAATATTCAAGAAATGCTTAAAGAATTCTTTCAACAGCAGCTGAGGATTGACATGCAATGGAGGGAGACAACGGAGAAGCGTGCTCGTGAAAGAGAAGTATTCGAGCAGGAATGGCGGTCGTCAATGGAGAAGCTAGAAAGGGATCGGATGATGATTGAACAAGCTTGGAGGGAGAGGGAGGAGCAAAGGAGAACGAGGGAGGAGAGCCGAGCTGAAAAGAGGGATGTGCTGTTGACTACACTTTTGAACAAACTCATCGGTGAAAATCATCCTTGA
- the LOC132057655 gene encoding trihelix transcription factor GT-3b-like isoform X2: MFGGNNEFTQRLMLPQLHLLPGAAAAGGSSAAGDEFPNRDERVPPWSNQETRDFIAIRGEFEMEFASAKRSNLKKMWEMIAVKMNERGGYRRNAEQCKTKWNNLVNRYKGKETSDPDNGGQFPYFDELHALFTANTNNVHRLQLESEAGTQQARKRPRRTSRDQSSEEISEDEEGYAYESDEVKLNRSNIAPKKKTEKEKRPRTSNAEKPPSRQPSLGSINNTSRAVDNIQEMLKEFFQQQLRIDMQWRETTEKRAREREVFEQEWRSSMEKLERDRMMIEQAWREREEQRRTREESRAEKRDVLLTTLLNKLIGENHP; encoded by the exons ATGTTTGGTGGAAACAATGAGTTTACCCAGCGTTTAATGCTTCCTCAGCTCCACCTTCTTCCCGGCGCTGCCGCTGCCGGCGGTAGTTCCGCCGCCGGCGATGAGTTTCCTAATCGGGACGAACGTGTTCCGCCTTGGAGTAATCAGGAAACTAGGGATTTCATAGCTATACGAGGCGAATTTGAGATGGAATTTGCTTCGGCGAAGCGAAGTAATTTGAAGAAGATGTGGGAGATGATAGCTGTTAAGATGAATGAGAGAGGAggatataggagaaatgctgaACAATGTAAAACAAAGTGGAACAACTTGGTTAATCGTTACAAG GGTAAGGAAACATCTGATCCAGATAACGGCggacaatttccatattttgaTGAGCTGCATGCACTTTTTACAGCAAATACAAATAACGTACATCGACTACAGCTCGAATCTGAGGCTGGTACCCAACAGGCAAGGAAGAGGCCTCGAAGAACAAGTAGAGATCAATCTTCAGAGGAAATCTCAGAAGATGAAGAAGGTTATGCCTATGAGAGTGATGAAGTAAAGTTAAACAGAAGCAATATTGCTCCCAAAAAGAAAACCGAAAAGGAAAAGCGGCCAAGAACAAGCAATGCAGAAAAACCACCTTCTAGACAACCCAGCTTAGGGAGTATTAACAACACTAGTAGAGCTGTTGATAATATTCAAGAAATGCTTAAAGAATTCTTTCAACAGCAGCTGAGGATTGACATGCAATGGAGGGAGACAACGGAGAAGCGTGCTCGTGAAAGAGAAGTATTCGAGCAGGAATGGCGGTCGTCAATGGAGAAGCTAGAAAGGGATCGGATGATGATTGAACAAGCTTGGAGGGAGAGGGAGGAGCAAAGGAGAACGAGGGAGGAGAGCCGAGCTGAAAAGAGGGATGTGCTGTTGACTACACTTTTGAACAAACTCATCGGTGAAAATCATCCTTGA
- the LOC132030658 gene encoding uncharacterized acetyltransferase At3g50280-like, whose protein sequence is MEEIQVISTCLVGAASNNESISDNNTPKVSKIDMTPWDLQFLLLDTIQKGLLFHKPKENNTSFIDHLKISLSRTLHFFPPLAGRFSTVKNDRDDTVSFFINCNNAGVEFTHAVSPKLTVSTILDSKHVPKIVHSLFPLNNTRNFECVTKPLFGVQITELVDGYFIGCTMSHSLGDGTCFWHFLNTWSELSRGYEVISKSPVLERYFPEKMDVPIHLPLKLDDEKLFEKFEVPPLMERIFHLSKESIGRLKGKANSEMDVKSISSLQAYLAHLWRSVTRCRKLDAEQEVVLSVIVGARSRLHPPLPEGYFGNAVYIKQVKTSAGELLKNGLGWAAMQMNKVVSSQNSEEVVKMYKSWAENPILFTKGSGLLGNTNLGISSSPRYNIYGTDFGWGKPVAVRSGMANKSDGKITLFPGIEEGSVDIEVCLLPETLQAMENDKEFMEAVTN, encoded by the exons ATGGAAGAAATTCAAGTCATCTCCACATGTTTAGTTGGTGCAGCATCAAATAATGAATCAATCTCAGACAACAACACCCCAAAAGTTTCTAAAATTGATATGACACCATGGGATTTACAGTTCCTCCTTCTTGACACTATCCAAAAAGGTCTCCTTTTCCacaaaccaaaagaaaataatacatcatTCATTGATCACTTGAAAATATCTCTTTCTCGCACTTTACACTTTTTTCCTCCGTTAGCTGGCCGTTTTTCAACCGTTAAAAACGACCGCGATGACACagtttctttcttcataaactGTAACAATGCAGGCGTGGAATTCACCCATGCAGTTAGTCCAAAATTAACTGTTTCTACAATTCTTGATTCTAAACACGTACCGAAAATTGTTCACTCTCTTTTTCCATTGAACAATACTCGTAACTTCGAATGTGTTACTAAGCCTTTATTTGGTGTTCAAATAACTGAACTTGTTGATGGATATTTTATTGGATGTACTATGAGTCATAGCTTAGGTGATGGTACTTGTTTTTGGCATTTCTTGAATACTTGGTCTGAATTATCTCGTGGGTACGAAGTTATTTCCAAAAGTCCAGTTTTAGAACGTTATTTTCCCGAGAAAATGGATGTTCCAATTCATCTTCCCTTGAAGCTGGATGATGAAAAATTGTTTGAAAAATTTGAAGTTCCACCTTTGATGGAAAGGATTTTTCATCTTAGTAAGGAAAGTATAGGTAGGCTCAAGGGTAAAGCCAATTCTGAAATGGATGTTAAATCTATTTCTTCTTTGCAAGCATACTTGGCTCATCTGTGGCGCTCTGTTACTCGTTGTCGTAAGCTTGATGCTGAGCAAGAAGTCGTCCTCAGTGTTATCGTAG GTGCGAGATCAAGGCTACATCCTCCTCTTCCAGAAGGGTACTTTGGGAATGCAGTTTATATCAAGCAAGTAAAGACAAGTGCAGGAGAGCTACTAAAAAATGGACTAGGATGGGCTGCAATGCAAATGAACAAGGTAGTTAGTTCACAGAACTCTGAAGAAGTGGTGAAAATGTATAAAAGTTGGGCTGAAAATCCAATTTTATTTACCAAGGGCTCAGGATTGTTGGGGAATACTAACTTGGGGATTAGTAGTTCTCCAAGGTATAATATTTATGGTACTGATTTTGGTTGGGGAAAACCAGTTGCTGTGAGGAGTGGGATGGCAAATAAAAGTGATGGGAAAATTACTTTATTTCCTGGTATAGAAGAAGGGAGTGTAGATATTGAAGTCTGCCTTTTGCCAGAGACTTTGCAAGCAATGGAGAATGATAAAGAATTCATGGAAGCTGTAACTAATTAA
- the LOC132030664 gene encoding protein ENHANCED PSEUDOMONAS SUSCEPTIBILITY 1-like, which yields MEEIQIISTCLVGATTNESISDNNTPKISKIDMTPWDLQFLLLDTIQKGLLFRKPIIENNTSFIDHLITSLSRTLHFFPPLAGRFSTVKNANDDTVSFFINCNNNGVEFTHAVSPKLNVSTILDSTHVPLIVHHLFPLNNVRNFECVTKPLLGVQVTELVDGYFIGCSMSHSLGDGDCFWHFLNSWSEISRGYEVISKFPVLERYFPEKMDIPIHLPLKLDDEKLFQVIETPPLMERIFHLSKESIAKLKEKANSEMGVKSISSLQAYLAHLWRSLTRCRNIDAEEEIVINLVIGARPRLNPPLPEEYFGNAAHIKQVKTTAGELLKNGLGWAAMQMNKAVSSQNSEEVMKFYNWWAENPVLFSRGSVFRFGISSSPRYNIYGTDFGWGKPIAVRSGMAMKNNGKVTLFPGAKEGSVDIEVCLSPETLQAMENDQEFMDAVTN from the exons ATGGAGGAAATTCAAATCATCTCCACCTGTTTAGTTGGAGCAACAACAAATGAATCAATCTCAGACAACAACACCCCTAAAATTTCTAAAATTGATATGACACCATGGGATTTACAATTCCTCCTCCTTGACACAATCCAAAAAGGTCTCCTTTTTCGCAAACCAATTATAGAAAATAATACATCATTCATTGACCACTTGATAACATCTCTTTCTCGCACTTTGCACTTTTTTCCTCCGTTAGCCGGCCGTTTCTCCACCGTTAAAAACGCTAACGATGACACagtttctttcttcataaactGTAACAACAACGGAGTAGAATTCACCCACGCCGTTAGTCCAAAATTAAATGTTTCTACAATTCTTGATTCCACACACGTACCACTTATTGTTCACCATCTTTTTCCACTcaataatgttcgtaatttcGAATGTGTTACTAAGCCTTTACTTGGTGTACAAGTAACAGAACTTGTTGATGGTTATTTTATTGGGTGCAGTATGAGTCATAGCTTAGGAGATGGGGATTGTTTTTGGCATTTCTTGAACTCTTGGTCCGAAATTTCTCGTGGGTACGAAGTTATTTCCAAGTTCCCGGTTTTAGAACGTTATTTTCCCGAGAAAATGGATATTCCAATACATCTTCCCCTAAAGCTGGATGATGAAAAATTGTTTCAAGTTATTGAAACTCCACCTTTGATGGAGAGGATATTTCATCTTAGTAAAGAAAGTATAGCTAAACTCAAAGAAAAAGCAAATTCCGAAATGGGTGTTAAATCCATTTCTTCTTTGCAAGCTTACTTGGCTCATCTATGGCGCTCTCTTACTCGTTGTCGTAACATTGATGCTGAGGAAGAAATCGTCATCAACCTTGTCATTG GTGCAAGACCAAGGCTAAATCCTCCTCTCCCAGAAGAGTATTTCGGAAATGCAGCTCATATCAAGCAAGTCAAGACAACTGCAGGGGAGCTACTCAAAAATGGACTAGGATGGGCTGCAATGCAAATGAACAAGGCAGTTAGCTCACAAAACTCTGAAGAAGTGATGAAATTCTATAATTGGTGGGCAGAAAATCCAGTTTTATTCTCTAGGGGCTCAGTATTTAGATTTGGCATTAGTAGTTCTCCAAGGTATAATATTTATGGTACTGATTTTGGATGGGGAAAACCAATTGCTGTGAGGAGTGGGATGgcaatgaaaaataatgggaaGGTTACTTTATTTCCTGGTGCAAAAGAAGGAAGTGTAGATATTGAAGTCTGCCTTTCACCAGAGACTTTGCAAGCCATGGAAAATGATCAAGAATTCATGGATGCTGTAACTAATTAA